In one window of Pristiophorus japonicus isolate sPriJap1 chromosome 9, sPriJap1.hap1, whole genome shotgun sequence DNA:
- the LOC139274138 gene encoding histone H3-like, with protein MGIIKYFTTIIIARTKQTARKSTGGKAPRKQLATKAARKSAPATGGVKKPHRYRPSTVALREIRRYQKSTELLIHKLPFQRLVREIAQDFKTDLRFQSSAVMALQEASKAYLVGFFEDTNLCAIHARRVIIMPKDIQLARRIRGERA; from the exons atgggaattattaaatattttacaactatT ATAATAGCCAGGACCAAACAGACAGCGCGTAAatccaccggagggaaagctcctcgcaaacagctggcgaccaaagcggcacggaagagcgctccggccacgggcggagtgaagaagcctcatcgctaccgacccagcaccgtggctctgagggagatccgccggtaccagaaatccaccgagctgctgatccacaaactgcccttccagcgcctggtgcgggagatcgctcaggacttcaagaccgacctgcgcttccagagctccgccgtcatggccctgcaggaggccagcaaggcttacctggtggggttctttgaggacaccaacctgtgcgccatccacgccaGGCGAGTCAtcatcatgcccaaagacatccagc
- the LOC139272830 gene encoding histone H4, whose amino-acid sequence MSGRGKGGKGLGKGGAKRHRKVLRDNIQGITKPAIRRLARRGGVKRISGLIYEETRGVLKVFLENVIRDAVTYTEHAKRKTVTAMDVVYALKRQGRTLYGFGG is encoded by the coding sequence ATGTCTGgtcgaggtaaaggaggcaaaggactgggtaaaggcggagccaaacggcaccgtaaagtgctccgtgataacatccagggcatcaccaaaccagccatccgccgcctggctcgccgtggcggtgtcaagcggatctcaggcctgatctacgaggagacccgcggggtgttaaaagttttcctggagaatgtgatcagggatgcggtcacctacactgagcacgccaagcgcaagacggtcactgccatggatgtggtgtacgctctgaaacggcagggccgcacactctatggattcggcggctga
- the LOC139274139 gene encoding histone H1-like — protein sequence MTDTAAAETAPAAAETAPPAAAVQTKAHSKKKAAAPRSKPVGPTLGEYILKVVADGSDRKGMSLAAIKKALAAKGVDVEKRRSQIRFSIKRNVTNGFLVQTKGTGASGSFKVAKKENQGKVGSEVKKPAVKKSPGKKPAAKTSLTKKPAAKKSPAKKTSTKKAPTVKKTAKAAAGKKAAAQKPKGPKKASGAKVKAAKEVEKARAKAKSAKPKKAASKK from the coding sequence ATGACTGAcactgcagccgccgaaacggcTCCTGCTGCCGCCGAaacggctcctcctgccgccgccgTTCAAACCAAGGCTCACAGTAAGAAGAAGGcggcggctccccgctccaagccagtcggccccacgttgggcgaatatatcctcaaggttgtggccgatggcagcgatcgcaaggggatgtctctggccgcgataaagaaggctctggcggccaaaggcgtggatgtggagaagcgcaggtcccagatcaggttcagtatcaagaggaatgtgacaaatggcttcctggtgcagaccaagggcacgggcgcctcgggctccttcaaagtcgctaagaaggaaaaccaggggaaagtgggaagcGAGGTGAAGAAACCAGCAGTCAAGAAATCTCCaggcaagaaaccagcagccaagacatctctgaccaagaaaccagcagccaagaaatctcccgccaagaaaacgagcaccaagaaggcgcCAACAGTAAAAAAGACAGCGAAAGCTGCGGCTGGGAAGAAGGCAGCGGCGCAGAAGCCCAAGGGCCCCAAGAAGGCCTCAGGCGCAAAGGTGAAGGCGGCCAAAGAGGTGGAAAAAGCGAGGGCCAAGGCCAAATCAGCAAAACCCAAGAAAGCAGCatccaaaaagtaa
- the LOC139273697 gene encoding zinc finger protein 436-like has translation MCGKGFTHSSNLTVHQRVHTGERPFTCSMCGKGFTCSSHLTDHQRDHARERPFVCSVCRKGFMKSSHHLRHQRTHTVERPFTCSVCGKGFTNSPHLLAHQRVHTVERLFTCSECGKGFTQSSHFTAHQLVHTNKRPFKCSVCEKSFKSRNDLMVHQRIHTGERPFTCSMCGKGFTSSSNLLTHQRTHTGERMFTCSVCGKGFSVAASLTAHQVVHTNERPFKCSDCEKRFKSRNDLMRHKRTHTGERPFTCSMCGKGFARSSHLLRHQRVHK, from the coding sequence atgtgtgggaaaggATTTACTCACTCATCCAACCTCACtgtacaccagcgggttcacactggggagaggccgttcacctgctccatgtgtgggaagggattcacttgttcatctcacCTCACTGATCACCAGCGAGATCACGCCAGAGAGAGACCGTTCGTCTGCTCTGTGTGTAGGAAAGGATTCATGAAATCATCTCACCACCTgagacaccagcgcactcacactgttgagaggccattcacctgctccgtgtgtggaaagggattcactaattcaccCCACCTTCtggctcaccagcgagttcacactgtcgAGAGGctgtttacctgctctgagtgtgggaagggattcactcagtcatcccacttcactgcacaccaacttgttcacaccaataagagaccgtttaaatgttctgtctgtgagaagagctttaaaagcagaaatgatctgatggtacaccaacgcattcacactggggagaggccgttcacctgctccatgtgtgggaagggatttactagttcatccaacctgctgacccaccaacgcactcacactggggagaggatgttcacctgctctgtgtgtgggaagggattctctgtgGCAGCCAGCCTCACTGCACACCAAGTTGTTCACACCAAtgagagaccgtttaaatgttctgactgtgagaagagatttaaaagcagaaatgatctgatgagacacaaacgcactcacactggagagaggccattcacctgctccatgtgtgggaagggattcgctcgatcgtcccacctgctgagacaccagcgagttcacaagtga